In the Glycine max cultivar Williams 82 chromosome 6, Glycine_max_v4.0, whole genome shotgun sequence genome, CGGTGATGTAGTTCTGGTCTTCTTGAAAGCCAGGAAGGCTTGTTCATAGGTCTCACCCCATAGGAAGGGCTCTGTTTTCTTGAGTAGTGTGTAAAACAGCTTTGCCTTTTTGGCGAGCTTCGGGAGGAACCTGGACAAGGATGCTAGCCTACCATTCAGTTTCTGGACTTCTTGGACATTGGTCGGGTTTTGCATCTCTAGTATGGAAGTGCATTTGTCAATGTTGGCTTCAATCCTCTCAGTGGAGAGACTACCTCCTGCCATAGAAGAAAGGGAGAAATTTGATCTCATAGAGGAAAGGCCGAGGGCCATTGAGGGGATCGGTGATTATCCATTTGCCGACATGGCGTAGCTATGCTTAGTGCCCGgcgtcgtcatccctcccaaattcaaggtgccggacttcgacaagtacaaagggaccacttgtcccaagaaccactTAAAGATGTATTGTTAGTAGATGGGGGCATACTCAAGAGATGAGAAACTCttgatgcatttttttcaagagaGTTTGGCCGGGGTGAGAATCACttggtatactaacttggaaACTTCTCGGATCTGTtcttgaaaggacttgatggctgcattcattaggcagtatcaatacaacACTGACATGGCTCTCGATAGAATGCAATTGTAAAACATGTGCAAGAAGCAACATGAGTCTTTCAAGGAGTACGCTtaaaggtggagggatttggTAGCCCAAGTAGCATCTCccatgatggagagggagatgataaccatgatagtagacacattaccagtgttctactatgataAAATGGTAGGTTATATGCCCTCTAGTTTTGCAGATTTGGTGTTTGCGGGCGAGAGAATTGAAGTGGGCTTAAGAAgggggaagttcgattacgctGCTTCAGCAAGTACAAGCAATAGGAGGTCCGGAATGGGTGGAGCTAAGAAGAAGGAGGGAGACACTCATGCCATAACTTGGGCTCCCACATGGCCAAAAATCCCAACAAACCCCTCATAACCCCACCTACCAATATTCTCTGCATCAACCAAATTATTCAGCCAATATTGGCACCCCTCCCAATTCGGTGCCCATCCAACAAAGATTGCCTACTCAACCATAAACGCCTCCCCAACAAAATTTGTTTCCCACACAGTCTCGACCAACCAGGAACACCAATCCCAACGCATACTCAAACTCGAGGAGGAACTTCCTAGAAAGAAAGCCCTCGGAGTTCACCCCAATACCAATGCCCTATGCTGACCTACTACCATCTTTGGTCAGCAACCAAATGGCTTTGGTGATCCCCGGGAAGGTTTATCAATCTCCCTTCCCCAAATTGTATAATCCCAACACGACCTATGCCTATCACGGTGGTGTTTTGGGGCATTCTATAGAGCAGTGTGTGGCCTTCAAGCACAAGGTACAAAGCTTGATCGATGTGGGATGGCTGACGTTCCAAGAGGACAGTCAGAATGTGAGGACTAATccactcgccaatcatggaggctCGACGGTTAATGCAGTGGAAAAGTGGGAGCCTCGGGGATTGAAGCAGATGGGGGACGTGTCAACCTCTAGAAGGTTCATTTTGGAAGCACTATGCGAAGTGGGTATGATTCgccttgatggggacaagggaGATTCCTGTTTAATGCATTCGGGGGCATCACACGATGTGGAGACGTGCTCAATGGCGGAAGAGTTGCTCCAGGGGATGATGGATAAGGGCCAAATTGAAGTCTGCAGTGCGAGGAAAGGGAAGGGGGATGTGTACATGCAGTCAGATGATAAAAACCCAAGTAAGcccaagcctttggtgatccacTTCACTAGGGATATCGCCACTCAGAAGCCCCGAGGCTTCCAACCTATTACAGTTAAGAAGCATGCGCCCTTCCCTTACAAAAATGGTAAGGCAATGCCATGGAAGTATGCCGCACAAGGACCTGACGGAAGAAAAGATGCATCCATCGTACATGTTAAGGATGATCTGTCCTCCACTAAAGTTACAAACAAATCCGGTATGAGTGGCATGACTCGTAGTGGATGGATCTTCGCGGCGCCCGAACTACCGGTGCGATCCAAAAACCCAAAAGGGAAGGCAAAGGCGGATGTGTGCGAGAGTGATAAGGCGGGCCTGACCCCGAATGATGAGGTCCCGGTTGGAAAGATTGCCAAGGAAGGGAACAACTTCAGCAAGAAGGGAATATTCACTGAGTTCAAGGTGATTGAAcaattaaacaaaaccccaacTAGGATTTCTCTGTTAAGGTTGCTTATGAACTCCAAGCCTCATAGAGTGTTGTTGGTCAAGAttttgaacgaggcccatgtagCACAAGACATATCCGTGGAGGGTTTTGGGGGTGTAGTCAATAACATCACGGCCAACAACTACCTCACTTTCGCCGACGAAGAGATACCCGTCGAGGGCAGGGGACACAATAGAGCCTTGCATGTGTCTGTCAAATGTTTGGACCACATAGTGGCCAAAGTGCTCATTGACAATGGCTCTTCCCTCAACGTCATGCCTAAGGCTACTTTGGACAAGCTGTCTTTTAACACATCGCACCTGAGACCGAGCTCCATGGTAGTGCAGGCTATTGATGGTAGTTGTCGGGATgtaaggggagagatcgatctcccaattCAAATCAGGCCCCACGTGTGCGAAATTACCTTCCAAGTAATGGACATAAATCTTGCCTACAGCTGCTTATTAGGTCGGCCTTGGATTCATTCGGTTGGGGTGGTCTTGTTAACACTACACCAGAAGTTGAAATTTGTGGTGGAAGGGCGGCTGATTATAGTTTCGGGAGAAGAAGACATACTTGTAAGTTCTCTGTCTTCTATGCCTTATGTTGAGGCTGTAGAAGAGTCATTAGAAACATCCTTCCAAGCACTAGAAGTTATAAGCAATGCTTACATGGAGTCTCCCCCGGTGCAACCGTGCTCATCTGGTGCCGCTTCGATGGTGGCTCGGGTTATGTTGGGGCACAGATATGAGCCCGAAATGGGTTTAGGCCGAAATGGGAATGGCATAGCGAGTTTGTTGGAGTTCACGGAGAATCGCAGAAGGTTCGGATTAGGATACGAGCCTACGCGCGCCGACAAGAGGAGAGTCGCCTTAAAAAGGAAGGAGAGAAGCTCGGCTCAGCCGTAAGGGCTACAACTGGAAAGAATCACCTTTTGCCACATCGATGAAAGCTTCGTCAATGCAGGGTGGATGTGTGAGGGACGGGTTGCTGTGATAAACAGAGAAACCCCTTAAGACCAATTAATTTGGGTGCGGTCGTTTCGTCCAGAGTTTGAATTGGGGAATTGGCAAGTCATCAAACAATCTGGGATTTCCATGGCAAATTCAATGTAATTTAGTAGTTCCAACCCTATTGTTAGGTCTAGGTGATGTaactccattggagcttgtagaccttggatcttcttcatcaatggattcctttgcttcttgaagtttgattgcagcagaatggagaaggagaaaggtgaatggagatgccacttcaagtagaagatgagtctagaagaagctcaccaccataggaagtcatggataagagcttgaaggtagaagaagatgaatgaagggagaggaagagaagagcatgaaatttagtgcctctaaagaagtctgaactttgaagtttaattctcaaatgatcaaagttgaaaaaatgcacacatatgacctttatttataacctaagtgtTACACAAAAAttgaagggaaatttgaattactattcaaatttcacttgaatttgaaattgaatttgtggagccaaaaattcactaattatgattagtgaatttcagttatggttcagcccactaatccaagattaaGTCCAAGAttatccactaagtgtgctttgGTGAATTTCAGCTAGGGCAACTTACTAATGGGCTATGGTGGTGTTATTCCAcaacatgatgcataaagagattgAAGTCTACATGAATGACATGATCGCTAAATCaaagaccgaggaggaacaccttgtcaatttACGAAAGTTGTCCAAGTGGCTGCGAAATACCAATTAAGGTTGAGTTCCACAAAGTGTACTTTCGGGGTCAAATCCGGAAAGTTGCTCGGTTTTGTAGTGAGTCTGAAAGTAATAGAGGTAGACCCAAACAAGGTAAAAGCCATCCTCGAAATGCCCGAGCCATGCATCGAGaagcaggtccgaggtttccttGGATGATTGAACTACATAGCAAGGTTCATATCACAGCTGATCGCCACTTGCGAGCCTCTTTTCAAGCTGTTACGTAACAATCAGTCCGTCTGATGGGACGATGATTGTCTAGTGGCGTTCGAAAGGATTAAACGGTGGCTCATGAATCATCCTGTGCTTGTTCCACTAGTGCCCAGAAGACCCTTTATCCTGTATATGGTTGTGTTAgatgagtcaatggggtgtgtgCTGGGACAACATGATGAGTCTGGAAGAAAGGAATAGGTTGTCTATTACTTGAGCAAGAAGTTCACGACATGCGAGATGAACTACTCTTTGCTAAAATGGACGTGTTGTGCCTTGGTGTGGGTGGCTCACCGTTTGAGGCAGTACATGTTGAATTACACCACTTGGTTGgtatccaaaatggatcccgtcaagtacatctttgaaaagccctCTCTCACTGGACGGATCACTCGGTGGCAGATTCTATTTTCAGAGTTTGATATTGTTTATGTCACTCAGAAGGTGATGAAGGGAAGTGCCTTGGTAGATTACCTGGCTCAACAGCCCATGAATGACTATCAGCCTATGCATCCAGAATTCCCTGATGAGGACATTATGACCTTGTTTGAGGAGGAAGTAGAGGATGAAGACAAGGACAAatggatcgtgtggtttgacAATATGTCTAATGCACTAGGCCATGgagttggggcagtattggtttccctgaatgaaaaatatatacctttcacggctaggttgGGTTCGACTGCAGAAACAACATAGCTGAGTATGAGGCATGTGCCCTTGGGACCCAAGCGGTGATCAACTTCAAGGTCAAGTTGCTCAAGGTATACGAGGACTCGGCCTTGGTAATTCACCAGCTGAAGGGTGAATGGAAGACCAGAGACCATAAATTGGTGCCTTACCAAGTTTACATTAGGAagttgatagaattctttgatgaCATATCTTTTCATCACATTCCTAGAGAGGAAAATCAGATGGCCGACGCCCTCGCCGCCCTAGCGTCCATGTTCCAACTAAGCCCGCATGAAGATTTGTCGTACATCGAATTCATATGTCATGGAAAGCCTGCACATTATTGcttaatagaagaagaaaaggatggtaagccttggtacTTCGATATCAAACAATACATTGAAGACAAGGAATACCCGCCTGAGGCCTTTAACAACGACAAGAGGACATTGCGAAGGTTGGCGGCCAGCTTCTTCCTGAGTGGaaatatcttatacaagaggAACCATGACATGGTATTGCTTCAATGTGTGGATGCCAGAGTGGCTGAGCAAATGCTAATAAAGGTGCATGAAGGATCCTTTGGAACGCATGCCAATGGACGTGCCATGGCCCGAAAAATTCTAAGAGCGgggtattactggctcactatggagagTATTGTTGCATCCATGAGAGGAAATGCCATAAGTGTCAGGCCTTCGCCGATAATGTTAATGCTCCACCCATACCTTTGAATGTCTTGGCAGCACCTTGACCATTCTCTATGTGGGGCATAGACGTGATCGGAGCCATTGAGCCTAAGGCTTCAAATGGGCATCGCTTCATCTTAGTCGTcattgactacttcaccaaatgggccGAAGCAGCTTCATACTCTAGTGTAACTAGGAGTGTGGtgattagattcatcaaaaagGAGATAATTTGCCGATATGGGTTGCCCAGGAAAATCATCTCCGATAAtgccaccaatctgaacaacaagatgatgaaggaaatgtgtgaggatttcaacatccaacaccataattccaTGCCTTATAGGCCTAAGATGAATGGGGTAGTCGAGGCtgccaataaaaatatcaagaagataGTTCAGAAGATGACCATGTCATACAAGGATTAGCATGAGATGCTTCCCTTTGCATTGCATGGTTATCGAACTTCGGTGCACACATCTATTGGAGCCACCCCTTTCTCTTTGGTATATGAGATGGAGGTTGTGCTCCTGTTTAAGGTGGAGGTTTCTTCTTTGAGAATCCTAGCCGAGTCGAGGTTGGAAGAATTAGAATGGGCCCAAGCACACTTTGATCAGTTGAATCTTATCGAGGGTAAGAGATTGACCGCCATAAGTCATGGGTGACTGTATCAAAGCAAAATGAAGAATGCTTTTGACAAGAGGATGCGCCTGCGCAAGTTTAGTGAGGGAGATCTTGTCCTAAAGAAAGTATCGCAGGCTCAAAAGGACCATAGAGGGAAATGGGCCCTGAATTATGAAGGACCGTTTGTTGTGAAGAAGGCTTTTTCGGGAGGAGCATTGTTGCTTACAAACATGGATGACGAAGAGCTGCCTCCGCCTATGAACTCTAATATCGTTAAGCAGTATTTTGCATAACGCCTGGGGCAATTAGAAGGCTTAACATCTGGCCATCCTCAAGGACTCATTGGAATCTCCAagttttgaaatcttttgtaaaccATAAATTGCAGCATTAATAAAGGTGGGTTAATGATTTGCATCTCCACCTCTAGTGTTGTGTCCTTTACTTTCTATTGTCtttaagaacatacactctcGATCTTGCTCACTAATTCCAGAGCCACTAAGCTCAATCAACGGGGTGTCGTAAGTGTTTAAGTAAAAATTGACCACCACAATAAACACCTCTGTAATTGTTACATTTTTACATTTGATCATAAacatgcatgcatttgcatcttaTCATCAAAGGACCCTGCAAATCGGAAAATGAACAAAGAGTCATTTTGGGTGATGGTTAGCACCACATCGATTTGGGTAAGCACTAAGGGCAAGTGAAAGGTATTACAAGCCTTTTGTAGTATTGTTTCACATATTTTCATGATGTCACTTTCTTTGTCCAAGCTTAGGGGCAGGAACGCCCATGATTGATCGATCACCACCCCGTGTC is a window encoding:
- the LOC113001861 gene encoding uncharacterized protein; translated protein: MPYADLLPSLVSNQMALVIPGKVYQSPFPKLYNPNTTYAYHGGVLGHSIEQCVAFKHKVQSLIDVGWLTFQEDSQNVRTNPLANHGGSTVNAVEKWEPRGLKQMGDVSTSRRFILEALCEVGMIRLDGDKGDSCLMHSGASHDVETCSMAEELLQGMMDKGQIEVCSARKGKGDVYMQSDDKNPSKPKPLVIHFTRDIATQKPRGFQPITVKKHAPFPYKNGKAMPWKYAAQGPDGRKDASIVHVKDDLSSTKVTNKSGMSGMTRSGWIFAAPELPVRSKNPKGKAKADVCESDKAGLTPNDEVPVGKIAKEGNNFSKKGIFTEFKVIEQLNKTPTRISLLRLLMNSKPHRVLLVKILNEAHVAQDISVEGFGGVVNNITANNYLTFADEEIPVEGRGHNRALHVSVKCLDHIVAKVLIDNGSSLNVMPKATLDKLSFNTSHLRPSSMVVQAIDGSCRDVRGEIDLPIQIRPHVCEITFQVMDINLAYSCLLGRPWIHSVGVVLLTLHQKLKFVVEGRLIIVSGEEDILVSSLSSMPYVEAVEESLETSFQALEVISNAYMESPPVQPCSSGAASMVARVMLGHRYEPEMGLGRNGNGIASLLEFTENRRRFGLGYEPTRADKRRVALKRKERSSAQP
- the LOC102666714 gene encoding uncharacterized protein — its product is MDPVKYIFEKPSLTGRITRWQILFSEFDIVYVTQKVMKGSALVDYLAQQPMNDYQPMHPEFPDEDIMTLFEEEVEDEDKDKWIVGFDCRNNIAEYEACALGTQAVINFKVKLLKVYEDSALVIHQLKGEWKTRDHKLVPYQVYIRKLIEFFDDISFHHIPREENQMADALAALASMFQLSPHEDLSYIEFICHGKPAHYCLIEEEKDGKPWYFDIKQYIEDKEYPPEAFNNDKRTLRRLAASFFLSGNILYKRNHDMVLLQCVDARVAEQMLIKVHEGSFGTHANGRAMARKILRAGYYWLTMESIVASMRGNAISVRPSPIMLMLHPYL